A section of the Lathamus discolor isolate bLatDis1 chromosome 6, bLatDis1.hap1, whole genome shotgun sequence genome encodes:
- the GPR146 gene encoding probable G-protein coupled receptor 146, with protein MWSCEALINSTESSEHQHLCHDFHLVLSIFSLLYLIICFPVGLCYNGLLVLVNLYNKATMTMPDVYFVNIAIAGLIINALAPMYLLGLANTKWAIWNSNNEVYITLLILFNVSSLVTMYSTTLLSLDYYIERALPRTYMSSVYNTKHVCGFIWGGAMLTSFSSLLFYVCNHVSTKIIECSKMQNKEAADAIMVFIGYVVPAIAVLYALVLILRIRKEATPLDQDTGRLDPSVHRLLIATVCTQFTLWTPYYVILLVSTFTNAQGRIADENYNRILHFTKILSKFLAFSSSFVMPLLYRYINKNFPNKLRRLLKKIHCGNQGCSHEHTVVQQVMT; from the coding sequence ATGTGGAGCTGTGAAGCCCTGATCAACAGCACCGAGAGCAGCGAGCACCAGCATCTCTGCCATGACTTCCACCTTGTGCTTTCCATCTTTTCCCTACTCTACCTCATTATATGTTTCCCAGTTGGCCTTTGTTACAATGGCTTGCTGGTCCTAGTTAACCTCTACAACAAAGCTACTATGACTATGCCAGATGTTTACTTTGTCAACATTGCCATTGCTGGCCTCATCATAAACGCCCTGGCACCAATGTATCTTCTAGGTCTTGCCAATACAAAATGGGCCATCTGGAATTCTAACAATGAAGTTTATATTACCTTACTTATTTTATTCAACGTCTCATCTTTAGTTACCATGTACTCAACTACATTACTCAGTCTGGACTACTACATTGAGCGTGCTCTACCTAGAACTTACATGTCAAGCGTGTACAACACCAAACACGTCTGTGGATTCATATGGGGTGGTGCCATGCTTACAAGTTTTTCATCTCTCCTGTTCTATGTCTGCAATCATGTATCCACTAAAATAATTGAATGTTCCAAGATGCAgaacaaagaagcagcagatgcCATTATGGTCTTTATCGGGTATGTTGTACCAGCTATCGCTGTACTGTATGCACTTGTATTAATCTTGCGAATACGCAAAGAGGCGACACCACTGGATCAAGACACTGGACGATTAGATCCATCAGTGCACAGGCTTTTGATTGCCACAGTCTGTACACAGTTTACCTTATGGACGCCCTATTATGTTATTCTCTTGGTAAGCACATTTACAAATGCACAAGGAAGAATTGCAGATGAGAATTACAATCGAATACTACATTTTACCAAGATTTTGTCAAAATTCTTGGCTTTCTCAAGCAGCTTTGTAATGCCTCTGCTCTACAGATACATTAACAAAAACTTTCCCAACAAATTACGACGTCTGCTTAAGAAGATACACTGTGGGAATCAAGGGTGTTCTCATGAGCACACAGTAGTACAGCAGGTCATGACGTAG